One Bacteroidota bacterium genomic window carries:
- a CDS encoding helix-turn-helix domain-containing protein has product MEDEKYPGLKITPEYPEGSYDWALLYYNLDESGDFSTVMTANHMERLIPLKEHWENIYDRVQIAKRKVLNGEASPLLYFMERTVMDLTILSGYADIAKWKVKRHMKPKVFKNLNTAVLEKYAAAFGISIDELLSIK; this is encoded by the coding sequence ATGGAAGACGAAAAATACCCGGGACTAAAAATCACCCCGGAATATCCTGAAGGCTCCTATGATTGGGCATTATTATATTATAATCTGGATGAAAGCGGCGATTTCAGTACGGTTATGACCGCCAATCATATGGAACGATTGATTCCCTTAAAAGAGCATTGGGAAAATATTTATGACCGCGTCCAGATTGCAAAACGAAAAGTATTGAACGGTGAAGCCAGTCCGCTGCTTTATTTCATGGAACGAACCGTAATGGACCTGACGATATTATCAGGCTATGCCGACATCGCGAAATGGAAAGTAAAAAGACATATGAAACCAAAGGTTTTTAAGAATCTCAATACGGCAGTACTCGAAAAATATGCCGCCGCTTTTGGAATCAGTATTGATGAACTTTTAAGTATCAAATAA